In Gimesia panareensis, the genomic window TTTCCAGTGCCGCGGGAGTTGTGGATCGACTGGTCGAAGTCTTTCCCCCGGAAGAACAATCCCAGGTGCGAAGTCACCTGGCAGAATCACTTAAAGCCGTCATCACACAGCGTTTATTGCCAGCGGCGCTGTCCAGCGGTCGTGTGGCTGCGCTGGAGATCATGCTCATGAATCGGGCGATTCAGACCAGTATTCGCGAGTCGACGTCGCACCTGATTCCAGGCATCATTTCCACCAACCGTCGTGTGGGAATGCAGACCATGGAACAGGCGTTGAAAGAGCTGCTCTTAAACGGGAAAGTCGAAGCCGACGTCGTGGACGAACACCTGCAGGAGCTGAAGGGAGACGCGCCCAGCAAAGAATATTCTCATGGATTACTGACATAACGGGATCCTTGAGGGACAGGCAAAACCATGCAATTCACCTATATCGCACGCAATACCACAGGGCAGAATCAGACCGGCGAACTGGTTGCAGAGACCAGAGAGGACGCTGTTGCCAAGCTGCGCCAGGAAGGCCTGTATCTGCTCTCCCTGGAAGAATCGGATGAGAAGTCCCAGAACGGTCGGGCAGCGACCCGCAAAAAACGGGTCTCCCGCAAAGACGTGATCTATTTCACGAACCAGATGGCGATCATGATCGACGCTGGTGTGCCCGTGGCGACCGCTCTGGAAGGCATCGCGAAACAGATTGAAAATGAAACACTGGCGGAAATTCTGACCTGTATTCAGAAAGAAGTCGAAGCGGGGAGTGATCTCTCGACAGCAATGGCGGAATTTCCGCGGCTGTTCGATAAGACCTATGTCAACCTGATCAAGGCCAGCGAAGCCAGCGGTACGATGCCCCAGATGCTGAACCGCATTGCCCAGCAGGCAGAAGAGGAACAGGAAACCATCCAGCAGGTCAAAGGGGCCCTGATTTATCCTGCTGTCATGCTGGTAATGTGTATTGGCATCTGTATTTTTCTGCTGACCTACGTCTTTCCCAAGCTGATGCCGATGTTCGCCGCGCGGGGTGCCGCGGTTCCTACACCGACCAAAATCATGATCGTTGTCTCTACGGCAATCACCTCCTACTGGTATCTGATCCTGCTGTTTCTGGCAGCCGTGGGTGGCTTTTTCTACTACATGCGTCGGCAGCCGTGGGGCAAGGCAACTTTCGACTGGTGCCTGATCCGCATGCCGGTCTTTGGCTCGATGTTGAAAAAACTGGCCATCAGCCGCAGTATTCGTACGCTGGCGACGACCATCAATGCGGGTGTGCCGATGCTGGAAGCAATCGAACTGAGTGCCGGCGTTTCCGATAATGTCTACTTCAAACAGAGCTGGGATGAGATCAGCGAACAGGTGACGACCGGGAAACAGATCCATGAAGCGCTGGAAGGCAAGACACTGTTTCCGCCGACCATGCAGCAGATGATCGCCTCCGGGGAATCAACGGGCCGCCTGGGAATGGTACTCAATAAACTGAGCGACTATTTTGACCGTGACGTAAAAGTCGCGATTAAATCTGCCACGACCCTGATCGAACCACTGATGGTCGTCTGCATGGGTTCCATCATCGGTTTTATCGCCCTGTCGATGCTGCTGCCGATCTTCACCCTGAGTACGAGCCACTAATCCGATTCGGAAGTCCCCTGGCTCTGATCTTTGTTCGGGGGGGTGTCATTCGATGGG contains:
- a CDS encoding type II secretion system F family protein: MQFTYIARNTTGQNQTGELVAETREDAVAKLRQEGLYLLSLEESDEKSQNGRAATRKKRVSRKDVIYFTNQMAIMIDAGVPVATALEGIAKQIENETLAEILTCIQKEVEAGSDLSTAMAEFPRLFDKTYVNLIKASEASGTMPQMLNRIAQQAEEEQETIQQVKGALIYPAVMLVMCIGICIFLLTYVFPKLMPMFAARGAAVPTPTKIMIVVSTAITSYWYLILLFLAAVGGFFYYMRRQPWGKATFDWCLIRMPVFGSMLKKLAISRSIRTLATTINAGVPMLEAIELSAGVSDNVYFKQSWDEISEQVTTGKQIHEALEGKTLFPPTMQQMIASGESTGRLGMVLNKLSDYFDRDVKVAIKSATTLIEPLMVVCMGSIIGFIALSMLLPIFTLSTSH